In a genomic window of Prosthecochloris marina:
- the ftsH gene encoding ATP-dependent zinc metalloprotease FtsH — protein MADKEGKKRQTPNKFKPVKDQTPESGGWFGNGGNAEGSRERFPRILIYIMLFLVFIFVFQRFFVQDDSREISYNEYRKVLGQDQLVSLTIETAPDKSALLRGILKSPATLQLIDGTAMQVDRFFTRIPEFSIEQADILAEKGIEVKVRESANDFNNFLILLAPWLIFAAIYFFIFRRMSMQNGGVQKNIFAFGKSRAKLMSDFDVEITFKDVAGVDEAVEELKETVDFLMSPERYQQIGGKIPKGVLLLGPPGTGKTLLAKAIAGEAKVPFFSISGADFVEMFVGVGAARVRDLFETAKKNAPCIVFIDEIDAVGRSRGAGLGGGHDEREQTLNQLLVEMDGFTTKDNVILIAATNRPDVLDTALLRPGRFDRQITIDKPDIRGRVAILKIHSRKTPLAKDVDIEKIAQSTPGFSGADLANLINEAALLASRGGRKDISVENFEEARDKILMGPERRSMYISDEQKKITAYHESGHVLVAKFTKGSDPIHKVTIIPRGRSLGQTAYLPEEDRYTQDRDNLIAMITYALGGRAAEKLIFNQTSTGAENDIERATEIARKMVRNWGMSEKLGPINYGNGHKEVFLGKDYSHVREYSEETALQIDVEVRNIVMECMENAKRILSEKKNLLDALATALIEKEILNSEEIDAIIEAGGGMAPAS, from the coding sequence ATGGCCGATAAAGAGGGCAAAAAGCGTCAAACACCAAACAAATTCAAGCCAGTGAAAGATCAGACTCCGGAATCCGGAGGATGGTTCGGAAACGGGGGAAACGCAGAAGGCTCGAGAGAACGATTCCCGAGGATATTGATATACATCATGTTGTTTCTTGTATTCATTTTTGTTTTTCAGAGATTTTTTGTCCAGGATGATTCGAGGGAAATCTCCTACAATGAATACCGAAAAGTACTTGGTCAGGATCAGCTCGTCTCACTGACAATTGAAACTGCTCCCGATAAATCCGCTTTATTACGAGGTATTTTGAAAAGTCCGGCAACACTTCAGCTGATCGACGGTACTGCAATGCAAGTTGACCGGTTTTTCACCAGAATTCCTGAGTTTTCGATTGAACAAGCCGATATCCTTGCCGAAAAAGGCATTGAAGTCAAGGTGCGTGAAAGCGCAAATGACTTCAACAACTTCCTTATTTTGCTTGCACCATGGCTTATTTTCGCTGCGATTTATTTTTTCATTTTCCGTCGCATGTCGATGCAGAATGGCGGGGTTCAGAAAAATATTTTTGCTTTTGGCAAAAGCAGAGCCAAACTGATGAGTGATTTCGACGTCGAAATCACCTTTAAAGATGTTGCTGGTGTTGACGAAGCGGTAGAGGAACTGAAAGAAACGGTCGATTTCCTCATGAGCCCCGAACGTTACCAACAGATAGGAGGAAAGATCCCCAAAGGAGTTCTCCTTCTTGGACCTCCGGGTACCGGCAAAACACTCCTTGCCAAAGCCATTGCCGGTGAGGCAAAGGTTCCGTTTTTCTCCATATCCGGAGCGGACTTCGTTGAAATGTTTGTCGGAGTCGGCGCAGCAAGGGTTCGTGACCTGTTTGAAACGGCAAAGAAAAACGCCCCTTGTATTGTCTTCATTGACGAGATCGATGCAGTAGGAAGAAGTCGCGGGGCAGGACTTGGCGGGGGACACGATGAACGCGAACAAACCCTCAATCAGCTCTTGGTAGAAATGGACGGCTTTACAACAAAAGACAATGTCATTCTCATAGCAGCGACAAACAGGCCGGATGTTCTGGATACGGCATTGCTGAGACCGGGCAGGTTCGATCGCCAGATCACAATTGATAAACCCGACATTCGCGGCAGAGTTGCAATACTGAAGATCCACTCTCGCAAAACCCCTCTTGCCAAAGATGTCGATATCGAAAAAATAGCGCAGAGCACTCCTGGTTTCTCAGGAGCCGATCTTGCAAACCTTATTAACGAAGCAGCTCTTCTTGCTTCCCGCGGAGGTCGCAAGGATATTTCTGTGGAAAATTTCGAGGAAGCCAGAGATAAGATACTGATGGGACCTGAACGCAGAAGCATGTACATCTCCGACGAGCAGAAAAAAATCACCGCTTATCATGAGTCGGGTCACGTACTCGTAGCAAAGTTTACCAAAGGCTCTGATCCGATTCATAAGGTAACCATCATCCCCAGAGGACGCTCTCTGGGGCAAACCGCCTATCTTCCGGAAGAGGATCGGTATACACAGGACCGGGACAACCTGATTGCAATGATAACCTATGCTCTTGGAGGAAGAGCCGCCGAAAAACTTATCTTCAACCAAACAAGTACCGGAGCGGAAAACGATATAGAACGGGCAACGGAAATTGCAAGAAAAATGGTACGCAACTGGGGAATGAGCGAAAAACTTGGACCGATAAATTATGGAAACGGCCACAAAGAGGTATTCCTTGGCAAGGACTACTCCCACGTTCGAGAATACAGTGAAGAAACAGCTTTACAGATTGATGTAGAGGTACGTAATATCGTAATGGAGTGTATGGAAAATGCAAAACGGATTCTTTCCGAAAAAAAGAACCTCCTCGATGCGCTCGCTACAGCCTTGATTGAAAAAGAGATTTTAAACAGTGAAGAAATAGACGCGATTATTGAAGCAGGCGGAGGAATGGCACCTGCATCATAA
- a CDS encoding GIY-YIG nuclease family protein, giving the protein MSSSEFYYVYILANRAYGTVYVGMTNDILRRVHEHKSGLVEGFTKKYGVHSLVYYETFKDPYNAISREKTLKKWKREWKVALIEKDNPEWIDLYDSLSGL; this is encoded by the coding sequence GTGTCAAGTTCAGAATTCTACTACGTTTATATTCTCGCCAACAGAGCATACGGTACAGTGTATGTTGGTATGACCAATGATATTCTTCGTAGAGTTCATGAGCATAAATCTGGGCTTGTCGAAGGGTTTACTAAAAAGTATGGTGTTCATAGCCTTGTTTACTATGAAACGTTCAAAGATCCTTACAATGCTATTTCGAGAGAGAAAACCCTGAAGAAATGGAAGAGGGAATGGAAAGTGGCCCTCATTGAAAAAGACAATCCTGAGTGGATCGATCTCTATGACTCATTGTCAGGTTTGTAG
- a CDS encoding alpha-amylase family glycosyl hydrolase codes for MIFTERHKYIFSLSMTNQNNHSSISNSLQKEHFYITRQALVDLDLSESWFPELPSNRQSALEQAALQTNRINLHLKQRFGDKAKHLLPAQFHGMKLLHAAAHLVMSRLVVERNPAFLHKVEASTLQELEEKGFSGYLETFISQFPPSSVFRGYQTNREFLVSASNRQIALEESLFVWLQNQNPALDQFSFLLTDDALRNDHSYRTVVNTFLRSLKEVGPIGPENIDPAELLTRPIRHAPNSLLEQLRYIRMHWGEFLDGTPLLDMLDNSITLIQDEDAWLFFEKTGKENHAQHGSFFEKQVQAPSFTNLEDEPENYSVDSSWMPEVVMLAKSTFVWLDQLSKTYCRPINRLQDIPDRELDSLAERGFTALWLIGLWERSPASQKIKQLQGNPEAKSSAYALESYTVADELGGYEGYLNLRRRTLQRGIRLASDMVPNHTGLDSSLVKDKPEWFINTVDPPYPSYTYNGPNLSSDPRFGIYIEDGYWDRSDAAVAFKRVDYQNGDTRYIYHGNDGTTMPWNDTAQLNFLSAEVREAVIQQILHVARMFPVIRFDAAMVLVKRHIQRLWYPQPDHTAGIPSRSTHAMSMEDFNKLIPEEFWREVVDRIHVEAPDTLLLAEAFWMLEGYFVRTLGMHRVYNSAFMHMLKKEDNAGYRYLIKNTLEFDAGILQRYVNFMNNPDEDTAIEQFGKGDKYFGVCAMMATMPGLPMFGHGQIEGFSEKYGMEYARAYLDEHPDDELIKRHEREIFPLLKKRALFAGAENFFLYDVYTPEGHVDENVFCYSNRLGNELALVAYNNVWEQAAGYIKNSVGFKTANGIEQRSLCDGLGLSRDDTAFVVFRDHVSNIEFIRQIQQLREQGLHIVLGGYQYNVFLDFREVRPSKLMPYDRLCYDLDGRGIPSIDKAVLAMSLAPLHNRITGFCSQKNLDLLLDETLDTGKQQTLLEESLSALLDFVAEEYASLTEKPITVPKNAVARACNYFDHACTLATILQGPGIPAELKKSLGIETSRKSSFSYLVLLWITVEAIEQLLEENGMTQQGMIEDLLLAEPLTRIFQENIRLKNKPVEQLTDLFICLLKIKMPVTSVQNPEKYLVEKLSLFLAGNGMPNAEAFLSVQKQYNKRWFSASRFNLLTSWLFAVTMLHTKQTKKQQTGFATKELNVWIEALEAIKENAFIAGYEAETFLKNVINNQ; via the coding sequence ATGATCTTTACCGAACGGCACAAGTATATCTTTTCACTTTCCATGACAAACCAGAACAATCATTCCTCCATCAGCAATTCTTTGCAGAAGGAACATTTTTATATCACCCGGCAAGCTCTCGTTGATCTCGATCTTTCTGAAAGCTGGTTCCCCGAGCTTCCATCCAACCGCCAATCCGCCCTTGAACAGGCCGCTTTGCAAACAAACCGCATCAACCTCCATCTGAAACAGCGCTTTGGCGACAAGGCAAAACATCTGCTCCCAGCACAGTTCCACGGCATGAAACTCCTGCACGCAGCCGCCCATCTTGTAATGAGCCGCCTGGTCGTTGAGCGAAACCCGGCTTTTCTGCACAAAGTCGAAGCTTCCACACTGCAGGAACTCGAGGAAAAAGGTTTTTCGGGTTACCTGGAGACATTCATTTCCCAATTTCCTCCCTCGAGTGTATTCAGGGGTTATCAAACCAATCGGGAGTTTCTTGTTTCGGCATCGAACCGCCAGATCGCACTGGAAGAATCTCTCTTTGTTTGGCTCCAAAATCAAAATCCTGCACTCGATCAGTTCAGCTTTCTGTTAACTGACGATGCCCTACGAAATGACCATTCGTATCGCACAGTCGTAAACACGTTTCTCCGCTCCCTCAAGGAAGTGGGGCCCATCGGACCGGAAAATATCGATCCGGCAGAACTGTTGACAAGACCGATACGACATGCACCAAACTCTCTGCTTGAACAGCTGCGATATATAAGAATGCACTGGGGAGAGTTCCTCGATGGAACGCCGTTGCTCGACATGCTCGACAACAGCATTACTCTTATACAGGATGAAGATGCATGGCTGTTCTTTGAAAAAACCGGCAAGGAAAACCACGCGCAGCATGGCAGTTTTTTTGAAAAACAGGTACAAGCACCATCTTTCACCAACCTTGAAGACGAACCTGAAAACTATTCTGTTGATTCGTCATGGATGCCTGAAGTTGTCATGCTTGCAAAGAGCACCTTTGTGTGGCTGGACCAGTTGAGCAAAACCTATTGTCGTCCAATAAACCGACTGCAAGACATACCCGACAGGGAACTCGACTCTCTTGCCGAACGAGGATTCACCGCTCTCTGGCTTATCGGCCTTTGGGAAAGAAGCCCTGCCTCACAGAAAATCAAGCAGCTTCAGGGCAATCCCGAAGCCAAATCTTCAGCATATGCACTCGAGAGTTATACTGTTGCCGACGAGCTCGGCGGTTATGAAGGATACCTGAACCTTCGCCGCAGAACCTTACAGCGAGGTATACGGCTTGCCAGTGACATGGTACCCAATCACACCGGATTGGACTCTTCTCTGGTAAAGGATAAACCGGAATGGTTTATCAATACCGTCGATCCGCCATACCCTTCCTACACCTATAACGGCCCGAATCTCAGCAGCGACCCACGTTTCGGCATTTATATCGAAGACGGTTACTGGGACCGCTCCGATGCAGCAGTCGCTTTCAAACGGGTAGACTACCAAAATGGTGATACCAGATATATATACCACGGAAACGACGGCACAACAATGCCATGGAACGATACCGCACAGCTCAACTTCCTCAGTGCCGAAGTCCGCGAAGCGGTTATCCAACAGATTCTCCATGTCGCAAGAATGTTTCCGGTGATACGTTTCGATGCGGCAATGGTTCTGGTAAAACGCCACATCCAGCGTTTATGGTACCCTCAGCCGGATCATACCGCAGGTATTCCATCACGAAGCACTCACGCAATGAGTATGGAAGATTTCAACAAGCTCATTCCCGAAGAATTCTGGCGGGAAGTGGTTGACCGTATTCACGTAGAGGCTCCAGACACTCTTCTGCTCGCCGAAGCATTCTGGATGCTCGAGGGCTATTTTGTCCGTACGCTCGGCATGCACAGGGTCTACAACAGTGCGTTCATGCACATGCTGAAGAAAGAAGACAATGCGGGATACCGTTATCTGATAAAAAACACTCTGGAATTCGACGCGGGAATTCTGCAGCGATATGTGAATTTCATGAATAACCCGGATGAAGATACGGCGATCGAGCAGTTCGGTAAAGGCGATAAATATTTTGGCGTATGTGCAATGATGGCAACCATGCCCGGTCTACCGATGTTCGGTCATGGACAGATTGAAGGCTTCAGTGAAAAATATGGAATGGAATACGCCCGGGCTTATCTTGACGAGCATCCTGATGACGAACTGATCAAAAGGCATGAGCGGGAGATTTTTCCCCTCCTGAAAAAGCGTGCCCTTTTTGCCGGAGCGGAAAACTTTTTCCTTTACGACGTCTATACTCCGGAAGGGCATGTCGATGAGAACGTCTTTTGTTACTCCAACCGGCTGGGAAATGAACTCGCACTTGTAGCGTACAACAATGTTTGGGAACAGGCTGCCGGTTATATTAAAAACTCGGTTGGCTTTAAAACAGCAAATGGCATCGAGCAACGCTCCTTATGCGACGGACTCGGGCTGAGTCGTGATGATACCGCGTTTGTTGTTTTCCGGGATCACGTTTCAAACATCGAGTTCATCCGGCAGATTCAGCAACTGCGCGAACAGGGGCTGCACATCGTTCTTGGAGGTTATCAATACAACGTATTTCTTGATTTCAGGGAAGTCCGTCCATCGAAACTGATGCCTTACGACCGATTGTGCTACGATCTCGACGGACGAGGTATACCCTCCATTGACAAGGCGGTGCTTGCAATGAGTCTTGCCCCCCTTCACAACCGGATAACCGGCTTTTGCTCTCAGAAAAATCTCGACCTGCTGCTCGATGAAACGCTCGATACAGGAAAACAACAGACCTTGCTCGAAGAATCTCTCTCCGCCCTCCTTGATTTTGTTGCAGAAGAATACGCAAGCCTGACGGAAAAACCGATAACAGTTCCAAAAAATGCTGTTGCTCGTGCATGCAACTATTTCGATCATGCATGCACACTGGCCACTATACTCCAAGGCCCCGGCATCCCGGCGGAATTGAAGAAAAGCCTCGGGATAGAAACCTCAAGGAAAAGCAGCTTCAGCTACCTCGTACTATTATGGATAACGGTAGAGGCCATCGAACAGCTCCTTGAAGAAAACGGTATGACGCAACAGGGAATGATCGAAGATTTGTTGCTTGCAGAACCATTGACTCGAATTTTCCAGGAAAATATCAGGCTGAAAAACAAACCTGTCGAACAGCTAACCGATCTGTTCATCTGCCTTCTCAAAATAAAAATGCCGGTAACGTCGGTACAGAATCCGGAAAAATATCTTGTCGAAAAACTCAGCCTTTTTCTTGCAGGAAACGGCATGCCGAATGCGGAAGCCTTTCTTTCCGTTCAGAAACAATACAATAAACGCTGGTTCAGTGCTTCGCGCTTCAATTTGCTCACATCCTGGCTCTTTGCGGTCACCATGCTTCATACCAAACAAACAAAAAAACAGCAAACGGGTTTTGCAACAAAAGAACTCAACGTCTGGATAGAAGCCCTTGAAGCAATAAAAGAAAACGCATTCATTGCGGGATATGAAGCCGAAACGTTTTTAAAGAACGTCATTAATAACCAATGA
- a CDS encoding sulfite exporter TauE/SafE family protein, with the protein MQIAWMLLTGLAAGILSGMFGIGGGLIIVPALVLIMGFTQHTANATSLIALLLPVGLLGVLEYYRAGKITTEHILFGLLIAIGLFAGAFLGAKIATSLSNEVLRKIFAVFVGIVAVRMWLQ; encoded by the coding sequence ATGCAAATTGCCTGGATGTTGCTTACAGGGTTAGCGGCCGGGATTCTTTCCGGTATGTTCGGTATAGGCGGAGGTTTGATCATTGTACCTGCACTTGTACTGATTATGGGCTTTACCCAGCATACTGCAAACGCAACATCCCTGATAGCACTCCTGCTTCCTGTTGGCCTCCTTGGTGTATTGGAGTATTATAGAGCAGGAAAAATAACAACCGAGCATATCTTGTTTGGCCTCCTTATTGCGATCGGGCTTTTTGCCGGAGCATTTTTGGGAGCGAAAATAGCGACTTCCTTGTCAAATGAGGTACTTCGGAAAATTTTTGCTGTATTTGTAGGAATTGTTGCAGTAAGAATGTGGTTACAATAA
- a CDS encoding ubiquinol-cytochrome c reductase iron-sulfur subunit yields the protein MAENSNFKSPKRLSSLQGGPSDQSSGAVPGEKTRDASLDGIDFERRNFLGKAVGGIGAVVAAGTLYPVVKYITPPAEKEVKDVDEKVVGKASEVPPDSGKIYQFNKDKVIVVNNGGQLTACSAVCTHLGCLVQWKEDEELIYCACHGARYEQDGKIISGPQPLPLAPYNVRVDGDDLVISKA from the coding sequence ATGGCTGAAAACAGTAATTTCAAAAGCCCCAAAAGGCTGAGTTCGCTTCAGGGCGGTCCTTCCGATCAATCTTCCGGAGCGGTTCCTGGTGAAAAAACAAGGGACGCTTCTCTTGATGGAATCGATTTCGAACGCCGCAATTTTCTTGGCAAGGCTGTTGGCGGAATTGGGGCTGTCGTGGCGGCGGGAACTCTTTACCCGGTAGTTAAATACATCACACCGCCAGCTGAAAAAGAGGTCAAGGATGTGGATGAGAAGGTTGTTGGGAAAGCGTCTGAAGTGCCGCCGGACTCCGGTAAAATTTATCAGTTCAACAAGGATAAAGTCATCGTTGTCAATAATGGCGGCCAGCTGACAGCCTGCAGCGCCGTTTGTACTCATCTCGGCTGTCTTGTACAGTGGAAAGAGGATGAAGAGCTCATTTACTGTGCTTGCCATGGTGCCCGTTACGAACAGGATGGTAAAATCATCTCCGGCCCGCAGCCTTTGCCTTTGGCTCCTTATAACGTCAGGGTAGATGGTGATGATCTGGTAATTTCAAAAGCATAA
- a CDS encoding cytochrome b, whose protein sequence is MAEENNNKQTAASKPSPAGKPKPPAAKPSVPGKPKSPAAKAGAPGQAKPVPAKGSPAKKGVYKPAEVRAEANPFKDSKTGAGTSWFRERFNVLVPVIDYMKKKEVPQHRLSIWYYFGGLTLFFFSIQIITGLLLLLYYRPTEAEAFARFVYIQTEVPFGWLIRQVHAWSANLMVLMAFIHMFSTFFMKAYRKPRELMWVSGFVLLLLTLGFGFTGYLLPWNELAYFATQIGTEVPKVAPGGEFIVQLLRGGEEVGGETLTRMFAMHVVLLPGLVMLFLTGHLMLVQVLGASTPIGYKEAGLVKGYEKFFPNFIAKDGIAWMLGFALLIYLAVIFPWEIGVKADPLAAAPDGIKPEWYFWAQFQLLKDFKFEGGELLAIIIFTVVGIVWALVPFMDKKASREQRSPLFTIFGLVVLASLLIGTYRVYLEYGW, encoded by the coding sequence ATGGCTGAAGAAAACAACAATAAGCAAACGGCGGCATCGAAACCGTCTCCGGCAGGTAAGCCAAAACCGCCGGCTGCCAAACCGTCAGTTCCGGGCAAACCGAAATCGCCTGCTGCGAAAGCCGGCGCTCCTGGACAAGCAAAACCTGTCCCTGCGAAAGGTAGTCCTGCTAAAAAAGGTGTCTATAAACCTGCAGAAGTCAGAGCCGAAGCTAACCCGTTCAAAGACAGTAAGACCGGTGCCGGGACAAGCTGGTTTAGGGAACGTTTCAATGTGTTGGTTCCGGTTATCGATTACATGAAGAAAAAAGAGGTTCCGCAGCACCGCCTTTCGATTTGGTATTATTTTGGCGGTTTGACCCTTTTCTTCTTTTCCATTCAGATCATTACCGGGCTTCTTTTGCTTCTCTACTATCGGCCAACTGAAGCGGAAGCATTTGCACGTTTCGTTTACATCCAGACTGAAGTTCCTTTCGGCTGGCTTATTCGCCAGGTACATGCGTGGTCTGCTAATCTCATGGTGCTCATGGCGTTTATCCATATGTTCAGCACCTTTTTCATGAAAGCGTATCGTAAACCCCGTGAACTCATGTGGGTGAGTGGGTTTGTGCTTCTGTTACTCACGCTTGGTTTCGGATTTACCGGTTACCTGCTTCCATGGAACGAACTTGCTTACTTCGCAACACAGATCGGTACGGAAGTGCCGAAAGTTGCTCCAGGTGGAGAGTTCATTGTTCAGCTCCTTCGCGGCGGAGAAGAAGTCGGTGGTGAAACACTTACCCGTATGTTTGCCATGCATGTCGTTCTGCTGCCCGGCCTTGTCATGCTTTTCCTTACAGGGCATCTCATGCTCGTTCAGGTACTCGGCGCTTCGACTCCTATAGGTTACAAGGAAGCTGGACTTGTCAAAGGCTACGAAAAGTTTTTCCCGAACTTCATCGCTAAAGACGGGATCGCCTGGATGTTAGGTTTCGCTCTCCTGATTTACCTTGCCGTTATATTTCCTTGGGAAATTGGTGTGAAAGCCGATCCTCTTGCTGCAGCACCTGATGGAATCAAGCCTGAATGGTATTTCTGGGCACAGTTCCAGCTGCTCAAGGATTTTAAATTTGAAGGTGGTGAACTGCTTGCCATTATCATTTTCACAGTTGTTGGCATAGTTTGGGCGCTGGTACCATTCATGGATAAAAAGGCGTCAAGAGAGCAGAGAAGTCCTCTCTTCACCATTTTTGGACTGGTTGTACTCGCCTCATTACTTATCGGGACATACAGGGTTTACTTGGAGTACGGCTGGTAG
- the gltX gene encoding glutamate--tRNA ligase — translation MQTTPGQRVRTRFAPSPTGYLHVGGLRTALYNYLYAKKMNGDFIVRIEDTDQARKVEGADKSLMNTLAMTGIVADESFIHGGNFGPYVQSERLGIYQQFCQQLLDQKNAYYCFSTPEELEENRKLQMKQGLQPKYNRKWLPEDMGGSMPESEIRKKMEEGVPYVVRMKVPDYISIMFDDIVRGPVEFDSATVDDQVLMKSDGFPTYHFASVIDDHLMEISHVIRGEEWLSSMPKHLLLYEFFGWEPPKAAHLPLLLNPDRSKLSKRQGDVAVEDFIKKGYSPEAILNFVALLGWNEGEGCEKEVYSLDELEQIFSLERVGKAGAVFNVEKLGWLEKQYIKARPQEKIISVIKPLLQAELEVKSTDMDVERIASDEYLAQVIELMRERVNFDQEMVTFSSYFFFDPDEYDEKAVQKRWMPDTNDVLKEFIGVLDETDNFSADNLEATLKDFAVRKNKKPAFLIHPTRILTSGVGFGPSLYHMLEVFGKETVLRRLRNGVERVKTQKQDDAGLSTRGVVVRD, via the coding sequence ATGCAAACAACTCCAGGTCAGCGGGTAAGAACAAGATTTGCACCATCGCCCACAGGGTATCTTCATGTAGGGGGATTGCGTACAGCTCTCTATAATTATCTCTATGCAAAGAAAATGAACGGTGACTTCATTGTCAGGATTGAAGACACCGACCAGGCAAGAAAAGTTGAGGGTGCTGATAAAAGTTTGATGAACACACTTGCAATGACCGGTATTGTTGCCGATGAAAGTTTTATACATGGAGGCAATTTTGGTCCATACGTACAGTCAGAAAGGCTTGGTATATATCAGCAGTTCTGTCAGCAGCTTTTGGATCAGAAGAATGCATATTACTGTTTTTCAACACCTGAAGAGCTGGAGGAAAACCGCAAGCTTCAAATGAAGCAGGGGTTGCAGCCAAAATATAACCGCAAATGGCTCCCTGAAGATATGGGCGGATCGATGCCGGAAAGCGAGATCAGAAAAAAAATGGAAGAAGGCGTGCCATATGTGGTTCGTATGAAAGTGCCGGACTATATTTCCATCATGTTTGATGATATTGTTCGCGGACCGGTAGAGTTTGATTCTGCGACCGTTGATGATCAGGTCCTCATGAAGTCAGATGGTTTTCCTACCTATCATTTCGCAAGCGTTATCGATGATCACCTCATGGAAATCAGCCATGTTATCCGAGGTGAGGAGTGGCTTTCTTCAATGCCCAAACATCTTTTGCTCTATGAGTTTTTCGGGTGGGAGCCACCCAAAGCCGCCCATTTGCCGCTTTTGCTCAACCCCGATCGTTCCAAACTCAGTAAACGGCAGGGAGATGTTGCGGTTGAGGACTTTATCAAGAAGGGATACAGTCCTGAGGCGATCCTTAATTTTGTTGCTCTTCTTGGGTGGAATGAGGGTGAAGGCTGCGAAAAAGAGGTGTACAGTCTCGATGAGCTTGAGCAGATCTTCAGTCTCGAACGGGTCGGCAAGGCTGGTGCCGTGTTCAATGTGGAAAAGCTCGGTTGGCTGGAAAAACAGTATATCAAGGCCCGTCCTCAGGAGAAAATCATAAGTGTTATCAAACCTTTGCTCCAGGCCGAGCTGGAGGTAAAGAGTACCGACATGGATGTCGAACGCATTGCAAGTGATGAGTACCTTGCTCAGGTCATAGAGCTTATGAGGGAAAGGGTCAATTTCGATCAAGAAATGGTTACCTTTTCAAGCTACTTCTTTTTCGACCCTGACGAGTACGATGAGAAGGCTGTTCAGAAGCGCTGGATGCCGGATACCAACGATGTTCTTAAAGAGTTCATTGGCGTGCTTGACGAAACCGATAATTTCAGTGCGGATAACCTCGAGGCAACCCTCAAGGATTTTGCGGTGCGTAAAAACAAGAAGCCGGCCTTTCTGATTCATCCGACAAGAATACTTACTTCAGGTGTCGGATTCGGCCCGAGTTTGTATCACATGCTTGAAGTTTTTGGTAAAGAAACGGTTTTGCGGAGGCTCAGGAACGGTGTCGAAAGGGTCAAAACGCAGAAGCAGGACGATGCTGGATTGAGTACGAGAGGAGTTGTTGTCAGAGACTAG
- a CDS encoding carotenoid 1,2-hydratase: protein MNISTELDRDVWHNLQEPGSYEWWYFDAEDREQGLSLVCIWFAGFAFSPYYMEHYLNWRKTGSDPPKALDYAAFSFQLYENGRESVNFIKEGHASLFESSGNDIEGRFEDNRFYYDSHKQAYVLEIAFDFPARRQKVTAELIFSVRHNYSYRKFDANNNGKVPHHEWLLTLPRADVSGSLILEDTLKKRSRTITVRARGYHDHNLGLMPMHEYINTWYWGRAFSDKYDLVYYVIFFKNSGYKPLALCMLQDNVTRKLTVHDGLGVEASGLRRGLFAPLHSRSLRFAREDFRIDIDQKQVLDSGPFYLRYGSDIVFRRDGQDPVELRGISEFLNPGRLKLPVLRFFTRCRIWRYGVDSRMYDSYNFFKTCWHWFKR from the coding sequence ATGAATATTTCCACGGAATTAGATCGGGACGTCTGGCATAATCTTCAGGAACCCGGTTCTTACGAGTGGTGGTATTTCGATGCCGAAGACCGGGAGCAAGGCCTGTCACTTGTTTGTATCTGGTTTGCCGGGTTTGCATTTTCGCCTTATTACATGGAGCACTACCTGAACTGGAGAAAAACCGGTTCGGACCCACCTAAAGCTCTCGATTATGCAGCGTTCAGCTTTCAGCTATATGAAAACGGGCGCGAGTCGGTAAATTTTATCAAGGAAGGGCATGCTTCGCTTTTTGAGAGTTCGGGAAACGATATAGAGGGAAGATTTGAGGATAACCGCTTTTACTATGATTCTCACAAGCAGGCTTATGTTCTCGAGATAGCTTTTGATTTCCCCGCCAGACGCCAGAAAGTTACGGCCGAGCTGATTTTTTCTGTCAGGCATAACTACTCATACAGGAAATTTGATGCGAACAATAATGGAAAAGTGCCGCATCACGAATGGCTGCTCACCCTTCCGAGGGCAGATGTTTCCGGTTCCTTGATTCTGGAAGATACCCTTAAAAAAAGGAGCCGTACCATCACTGTTCGTGCTCGGGGGTACCATGATCATAATCTTGGGCTCATGCCCATGCATGAGTATATCAATACATGGTACTGGGGGCGTGCGTTTTCCGATAAGTACGATCTTGTTTACTACGTGATTTTCTTCAAAAACTCGGGGTACAAACCTCTCGCTCTGTGCATGCTGCAGGATAATGTTACCAGGAAGCTTACAGTGCATGATGGTCTCGGTGTCGAAGCTTCCGGGTTACGGCGGGGGTTGTTCGCTCCACTTCACAGCCGGAGCCTGAGGTTCGCCCGCGAGGATTTCCGTATAGATATCGATCAGAAGCAGGTGCTTGATTCGGGTCCTTTTTATCTGCGTTATGGCTCCGATATTGTTTTTCGTAGAGATGGTCAAGATCCTGTTGAGCTTAGAGGGATATCTGAATTTCTCAATCCCGGGCGCCTCAAATTACCTGTACTGAGATTTTTTACCCGATGCAGGATCTGGCGATATGGGGTCGATTCACGGATGTACGATAGCTATAATTTTTTTAAGACCTGTTGGCATTGGTTTAAACGCTAA